A single region of the Brassica rapa cultivar Chiifu-401-42 chromosome A03, CAAS_Brap_v3.01, whole genome shotgun sequence genome encodes:
- the LOC103860775 gene encoding LOW QUALITY PROTEIN: cytochrome P450 708A2 (The sequence of the model RefSeq protein was modified relative to this genomic sequence to represent the inferred CDS: inserted 2 bases in 1 codon; substituted 1 base at 1 genomic stop codon) translates to MLEFYGIFPVVFSLIVLQLCHSIYRWRNPKCKGRLPPGSMGFPIIAETFEFMTPYDFSSVVSPYLKKRISRYNSKVFRTSLFGAKVIISTDHEVNMEMAKSSTQLGATESLRRLFGENSDFLQRKEIHKYVRNLTSRFVGPENLKTNLIQDIYVLSRNYFEMDDKAISSSFDIKEAATKMVVDLIVKKVIGEMESEAVRELGLCWTAFRTNWFSFSYSVLGTTVYRFVKARSKVTKLLKGVIQKKNASKEXLGDFLDILFDEMKKDGASLDIDRAVNXLSQETTPGILAATVKLVADHPDVMEELKREHDAVIENQGDNQAGLTWEEYKSMTFTHMVIKETLRFTSAQPTVHRIPTEDAQVGGYTVPAGWLFFGIPLVHFDEEKYEDPLKFNPWRWKGKDLHGTLSKDYIPFGAGATLCVGSEFAKCIIAVFLHHLSRFRWSLDPKTRVLRRYMLMFPAGCRVEIAKELSDQS, encoded by the exons atgttgGAGTTTTATGGGATATTCCCTGTCGTATTTTCACTAATTGTATTGCAACTTTGCCACTCGATATATCGTTGGAGGAACCCTAAATGCAAAGGCAGACTTCCTCCAGGATCCATGGGGTTTCCGataatcgcagagacttttgaATTCATGACGCCTTATGATTTCAGTTCTGTGGTTTCACCGTATCTAAAGAAGAGAATCTCCAG GTATAATTCAAAAGTGTTTCGGACAAGTCTATTTGGGGCCAAAGTTATAATCTCAACTGATCATGAAGTGAATATGGAGATGGCAAAGTCAAGTACCCAGTTAGGCGCCACTGAGAGCTTACGGCGGCTCTTTGGGGAAAACAGCGACTTCCTCCAGAGGAAGGAGATTCATAAATATGTCCGAAACCTAACTTCTAGATTTGTCGGCCCAGAAAACTTAAAAACCAACTTGATTCAAGACATATATGTTTTGTCTCGCAACTACTTCGAAATGGATGACAAAGCAATAAGCAGTTCTTTTGACATCAAAGAAGCAGCAACCAAG ATGGTGGTAGACCTAATCGTGAAGAAAGTGATTGGTGAAATGGAATCTGAGGCGGTCAGAGAACTAGGACTTTGTTGGACTGCTTTCCGAACAAATTGGTTTAGTTTCTCTTACAGTGTTCTTGGAACGACTGTTTATCGATTCGTGAAG GCTCGGAGTAAGGTGACAAAACTGCTAAAGGGCGTGATTCAGAAGAAGAATGCGTCAAAGGAATGACTGGGAGATTTCCTGGACATTTTATTCGATGAAATGAAGAAAGATGGTGCGTCTTTGGACATTGATAGAGCCGTCAA ACTCTCTCAAGAGACCACTCCCGGAATTTTAGCAGCAACTGTGAAGCTCGTTGCCGACCACCCGGATGTCATGGAAGAACTAaag AGAGAGCACGATGCCGTGATTGAAAACCAGGGTGATAATCAGGCAGGCCTAACATGGGAGGAATACAAGTCTATGACTTTCACTCACATG GTTATCAAAGAGACGCTTCGGTTTACTAGTGCACAACCTACGGTACATAGAATACCCACTGAGGACGCTCAAGTTGGAG GTTATACAGTACCAGCTGGGTGGTTATTTTTTGGTATTCCTTTAGTTCATTTCGATGAAGAAAAGTATGAGGATCCACTCAAATTTAATCCATGGAGATGGAAG GGGAAAGATTTACACGGTACATTGTCCAAGGATTACATTCCCTTTGGAGCTGGTGCCACGCTTTGCGTAGGGTCTGAGTTTGCGAAGTGTATAATCGCTGTGTTTCTCCATCATTTGTCTAGATTCAG gTGGTCCTTGGACCCGAAAACTAGAGTGCTTCGAAGGTATATGCTTATGTTTCCGGCTGGCTGCAGAGTCGAGATTGCAAAGGAACTAAGTGATCAGAGTTGA
- the LOC103860776 gene encoding cytochrome P450 708A2, whose translation MVEVYEFWTIIVTLVVVKLCHWIYKWRNPTSNGKLPPGSMGFPIIGETLEFMKPHDAFQLPTFLTKKILRHGPVFRTSLFGARVIISTDIGLNMEIAKTNHVPGAPKSLARFFGENNLFVKSKESHKHVRNLTSQFLGSQGLRLRMIQDIDSLARTHMELGAKNGGLDIKETSSKILIECLAKKVMGDMEPHAAKELTQCWGGFPRGWFRFSWSIPGNGVYRMLKARNQMMNLLKETVLKKRASGEELGEFFKIIFGETEGGSKKMSIENAIEYIFTFFVIANETTPGVLAATVKLINDKPRVKQELQREHKRIFQDKTEKDEADLTWEDYKSMTFTQMVINESLRITSTVPTMLRIVEHETHVGDYTIPAGWIFMGFPSVHFNPEKYEDPLAFNPWRWEGKDLGVILSRTYMPFGAGSRLCLGAEFAKMQMAIFIHHLCRYTWSMKTETKVLRRFILMFPRGSDVQISEDTEVDNSAVY comes from the exons ATGGTAGAGGTTTATGAATTCTGGACTATAATAGTTACACTCGTAGTGGTAAAGCTATGTCATTGGATCTATAAGTGGAGGAATCCAACAAGTAATGGAAAACTTCCTCCAGGATCAATGGGTTTCCCAATCATCGGAGAGACGTTGGAGTTCATGAAGCCTCATGATGCTTTTCAGTTGCCAACATTCTTGACGAAGAAAATCCTCAG ACATGGACCAGTGTTTCGGACAAGCTTATTTGGAGCCAGAGTTATTATATCAACTGATATCGGATTGAACATGGAGATAGCAAAGACTAATCATGTTCCTGGTGCGCCTAAGAGCTTAGCGCGATTTTTTGGGGAAAACAACTTGTTTGTAAAGAGTAAGGAGTCCCATAAGCATGTTCGGAACTTGACATCCCAGTTCCTAGGTTCACAAGGTTTGAGATTGAGGATGATACAAGACATTGATTCTTTGGCTCGCACACACATGGAGTTAGGAGCTAAGAATGGTGGTCTTGATATCAAGGAAACATCAAGCAAG ATCTTAATTGAATGTCTTGCGAAGAAAGTTATGGGTGATATGGAACCCCATGCAGCAAAAGAACTAACACAATGTTGGGGAGGTTTTCCTAGAGGGTGGTTTCGTTTCTCATGGAGCATTCCTGGGAATGGTGTCTATAGAATGTTGAAG GCAAGAAACCAGATGATGAATTTACTAAAAGAGACTGTGTTGAAGAAGAGAGCATCAGGAGAGGAGCTTGGGGAGTTTTTCAAGATCATATTTGGGGAAACAGAAGGAGGATCGAAAAAGATGAGCATAGAGAATGCGATTGAATACATATTTACTTTCTTTGTGATTGCTAACGAGACAACGCCAGGAGTCCTTGCAGCTACTGTAAAGCTCATAAACGACAAGCCTAGAGTCAAGCAGGAGTTGCAAAGAGAGCATAAGCGAATTTTCCAGGATAAGACCGAGAAGGACGAGGCCGACCTAACATGGGAAGACTACAAATCAATGACTTTCACCCAGATG GTGATAAATGAGTCTCTAAGGATCACAAGCACGGTGCCTACAATGCTTAGAATCGTTGAACACGAAACACATGTTGGTGATTACACAATTCCAGCTGGCTGGATTTTCATGGGCTTTCCTAGTGTCCATTTTAATCCAGAAAAGTATGAGGACCCCTTAGCATTTAATCCATGGCGTTGGGAG GGAAAAGACTTAGGTGTGATTCTCTCGAGGACTTACATGCCTTTTGGCGCTGGTTCTAGACTGTGTTTAGGAGCTGAGTTTGCTAAGATGCAGATGGCCATTTTTATCCATCATTTGTGTAGATACAC GTGGTCAATGAAGACAGAGACTAAAGTACTTCGGAGGTTTATACTTATGTTTCCACGTGGATCTGATGTTCAAATCTCTGAAGACACTGAAGTGGATAATTCTGCTGTCTACTAG
- the LOC103861139 gene encoding plant UBX domain-containing protein 5, whose translation MEENKTTTTEMNENLITSFLEITSSSREEATFFLESHRWDLDAAVSTFLDTDATAAAAAADNLPAGPNPSLPPHSIPAASPHSPDYSPSESSPSRSRSPSPPSRDAPYRLRSKAAAASANQGAGGNPSGSRNTRSRQQAGNIRTFADLNRSPADGADSDSDEGQEYYTGGQRSGMMVQDPTKKAKDVDALFEQARLSAVDRPVEPSRSASTSFTGASRMLSGEPVPSAAPPQQQQQQQDQPQLVMHTITFWRNGFTVDDGPLRSFEDPQNAAFMESIASSECPRELEPVDRNIRVHVDLVRRDDNYIEPPKPKNSFQGVGRTLGASGSGSAAVEPSAQMNTAPVPSVGLVVDQAAPTTSIQLRLADGTRLVSRFNNHHTVRDVRGFIDASRPGGSREYQLLTMGFPPKQLRELDQTIEQAGIANSVVIQKF comes from the exons ATGGAAGAAAacaagacgacgacgacggagatGAACGAGAATCTGATCACCTCCTTCCTCGAGATCACATCTTCATCACGTGAAGAAGCTACTTTCTTCCTCGAAAGCCACCGCTGGGATCTCGACGCCGCCGTCTCCACCTTCCTCGACACCGACGCGacagccgccgccgccgccgcagACAATCTCCCAGCTGGTCCAAACCCTAGTTTACCTCCTCATTCGATCCCCGCCGCGTCTCCTCACTCTCCGGATTACTCTCCGTCTGAATCCTCCCCTTCTCGCTCGCGATCTCCCTCTCCCCCTTCCCGCGACGCTCCCTACCGTCTCCGATCGAAAGCCGCCGCCGCCTCCGCGAATCAAGGAGCTGGTGGTAATCCTTCGGGAAGCCGGAATACTAGGAGCCGTCAACAAGCTGGGAACATCCGTACGTTCGCCGATCTGAACCGTTCCCCCGCTGACGGCGCGGATAGTGATTCCGACGAAGGGCAAGAGTACTATACTGGTGGACAGAGGAG TGGGATGATGGTACAAGATCCTACTAAGAAAGCAAAAGATGTTGATGCACTCTTTGAGCAAGCTAGGCTTTCAGCTGTGGACAGACCTGTTGAGCCATCGAGATCAGCTTCTACAAGCTTCACTGGAGCTTCTAGGATGTTATCTGGTGAGCCTGTTCCCTCTGCTGCTCCTcctcagcagcagcagcagcagcaagaCCAGCCTCAGTTGGTTATGCACACCATCACTTTCTGGAGGAACGGTTTCACCGTTGATGATGGTCCTTTGAGGAGTTTTGAGGACCCTCAAAACGCTGCCTTTATGGAG AGCATTGCGAGCTCAGAGTGCCCTCGTGAACTTGAACCAGTAGATAGGAATATCCGTGTTCATGTTGATCTCGTCAGGCGTGACGACAACTACATA GAGCCACCGAAGCCGAAAAATTCATTCCAAGGTGTGGGAAGAACGCTAGGAGCGAGCGGATCCGGATCAGCTGCGGTAGAACCATCCGCGCAAATGAACACCGCGCCAGTGCCATCAGTAGGGCTAGTTGTGGACCAAGCAGCACCAACAACTTCGATCCAGCTAAGATTGGCGGACGGGACACGCCTTGTATCGAGGTTCAACAACCACCACACGGTGAGAGACGTGCGTGGGTTCATCGACGCTTCGAGACCCGGTGGGTCCAGAGAGTATCAGTTGCTAACCATGGGGTTCCCTCCTAAACAGTTGAGAGAATTGGACCAAACCATCGAGCAAGCTGGTATAGCTAACTCGGTCGTCATCCAGAAGTTCTAG
- the LOC117133021 gene encoding serine/threonine protein phosphatase 2A 59 kDa regulatory subunit B' gamma isoform — protein MIKQIFGKLPKKTSKSSSHPNGEGGVNPYHTPPPTSNRPNGVYEPLPSFRDVPASEKPTLFIKKLTMCCVLFDFTDPSKNLREKETKRQTLLDLVDYIATVPTKFTDAAMQEISKLAAINLFRTFPTAANHESKVLETLDGNDDEELALEPAWPHLQLVYELLLRFVASSMTDAKLAKRYVDHSFVLKLLELFDSVDQREREYLKTILHRIYGKFMVHRPFIRKAINNIFYRFVFETERHNGIAELLEILGSIINGFALPLKEEHKLFLVRALMPLHRPKCAAAYHQQLCYCIVQFVEKDSKLADTVVRGLLRYWPVTNSSKEVMFLGELEEVLEGTQAAEFQRCMVPLFRRIARCLNSSHFQVAERALFLWNNDHIRNLITQNLKVIMPIVFPAMERNMCSHWNQTVKNLTLNVRKVLAETDQALFDECLAKFQEDEASKAEVAAKREATWKLLEDLAASKTVSSEAVLVTRFTSSVTITTSGKASGS, from the exons ATGATTAAGCAGATATTTGGGAAACTACCCAAAAAAACTTCCAAATCATCATCCCATCCAAACGGAGAAGGCGGCGTTAATCCATATCACACCCCTCCTCCAACCTCAAACAGACCCAATGGCGTTTACGAGCCTCTCCCTAGCTTCAGAGACGTCCCCGCCTCCGAGAAACCCACTCTCTTCATCAAGAAACTCACCATGTGCTGCGTCCTCTTCGACTTCACCGACCCTTCCAAGAACCTCCGAGAGAAAGAGACCAAAAGACAGACTCTACTCGACCTCGTCGACTACATCGCCACCGTCCCCACAAAGTTCACCGACGCCGCGATGCAAGAGATCTCAAAACTCGCCGCTATCAACCTCTTCAGAACCTTTCCCACTGCAGCCAACCACGAGAGCAAAGTCTTGGAAACGCTGGACGGTAATGACGACGAGGAGCTTGCGTTGGAGCCCGCCTGGCCTCATCTCCAGCTCGTCTACGAGCTTCTCCTCAGATTCGTCGCCTCCTCCATGACTGACGCCAAGCTTGCGAAGCGATACGTGGACCACTCCTTCGTCTTGAAGCTCTTGGAGCTCTTTGACTCCGTGgaccagagagaaagagagtattTAAAAACCATCCTCCACCGGATCTACGGTAAGTTCATGGTGCATCGGCCTTTCATCAGGAAGGCCATCAACAACATCTTCTACAGGTTTGTATTCGAGACAGAGAGGCATAACGGTATTGCGGAGTTGCTTGAGATTCTTGGGAGTATAATCAACGGTTTCGCTTTGCCGTTGAAAGAGGAGCATAAGCTTTTCTTAGTCAGGGCGTTGATGCCGCTTCATAGGCCTAAGTGTGCTGCTGCGTATCATCAGCAGCTTTGTTATTGTATTGTTCAGTTTGTTGAGAAAGACTCCAAGCTTGCTGATACGGTCGTTAGAGGGCTGCTAAGGTATTGGCCTGTGACTAATAGTTCTAAGGAAGTTATGTTTCTTGGTGAGTTGGAGGAAGTCTTGGAAGGTACTCAAGCGGCTGAGTTTCAAAGGTGTATGGTTCCTTTGTTCCGTCGAATCGCTAGATGCCTCAACAGCTCACACTTTCAG GTGGCTGAAAGAGCTTTGTTTCTGTGGAACAACGATCACATAAGGAACCTGATTACTCAAAACCTTAAAGTGATAATGCCAATCGTGTTCCCGGCTATGGAAAGAAACATGTGTAGCCATTGGAACCAGACGGTGAAGAATCTGACTTTGAATGTGAGGAAAGTATTGGCGGAGACAGACCAAGCTCTGTTTGATGAATGCTTAGCCAAGTTTCAAGAAGATGAAGCGAGTAAAGCCGAGGTTGCAGCCAAACGAGAAGCAACTTGGAAGCTTTTGGAAGACTTGGCGGCTTCTAAAACCGTAAGCAGCGAGGCAGTGCTGGTCACAAGGTTTACATCTTCGGTTACTATTACTACCTCAGGGAAAGCTTCTGGTAGTTGA
- the LOC103860778 gene encoding ribonuclease 3-like protein 3 isoform X2, with product METQLSNADADSLQRLLNLSLGAKENTAKIVNGSRSANSTNPQYQPLDIEFVEKILNYKFKDKSLLLQAFTDATFDENCVSYERLEFLGDTVLNMVITKYLYNRYGDCSPGLLTNLRAVNVDTEKLARVAVKHNLHRCLRHKKPLLEDQILEFTKAMETYPLHSRGLLKVPKSLADIVESTIGALYTDCDSFETVWKVVMPLLEPIISLDKLENHPMTELHEMCQKKNLKLRFDDSTWEVDKRVLVFIEDKLVGRGHHLAKKDSAKNCAAKDALDNFSYFFTKI from the exons ATGGAAACGCAACTCTCAAACGCAGACGCTGATTCCCTCCAGCGACTCCTAAATTTGAGCCTCGGAGCTAAAGAAAACACCGCCAAAATCGTCAACGGATCACGATCCGCAAACTCCACCAATCCACAGTACCAGCCTTTGGACATCGAGTTCGtggagaagatcttgaactacAAGTTCAAAGACAAGAGTTTGCTGCTGCAAGCGTTCACAGACGCTACGTTTGATGAAAACTGCGTTTCGTATGAACGCCTAGAGTTCTTAGGAGACACAGTCCTAAATATGGTTAtaaccaaatatttatataatcgCTACGGAGATTGTTCCCCAGGTTTGTTGACCAATCTTCGAGCGGTCAACGTTGATACAGAGAAACTTGCCAGAGTCGCTGTAAAACATAACCTCCATCGCTGCCTCCGTCATAAGAAACCCTTGCTTGAGGACCAA ATTTTGGAATTTACAAAAGCAATGGAAACATATCCATTACACTCGCGTGGTCTATTGAAAGTCCCTAAATCTCTAGCAGACATAGTAGAGTCTACCATTGGAGCTCTATACACTGACTGTGACTCTTTTGAGACCGTGTGGAAG GTGGTAATGCCATTGTTGGAGCCGATAATATCTTTAGATAAACTGGAGAACCATCCAATGACAGAACTTCATGAGATGTGTCAGAAGAAGAATTTGAAATTGAGGTTCGACGACAGTACTTGGGAAGTTGATAAACGGGTTCTTGTCTTTATTGAGGATAAATTGGTTGGACGTGGACATCATCTTGCCAAGAAAGACAGTGCTAAAAATTGCGCTGCAAAAGATGCTCTCGACAATTTTTCCTATTTCTTTACAaagatttaa
- the LOC103860778 gene encoding ribonuclease 3-like protein 3 isoform X1, whose amino-acid sequence METQLSNADADSLQRLLNLSLGAKENTAKIVNGSRSANSTNPQYQPLDIEFVEKILNYKFKDKSLLLQAFTDATFDENCVSYERLEFLGDTVLNMVITKYLYNRYGDCSPGLLTNLRAVNVDTEKLARVAVKHNLHRCLRHKKPLLEDQILEFTKAMETYPLHSRGLLKVPKSLADIVESTIGALYTDCDSFETVWKVILYMHDTFHKYSLIRLIIYDLLIDEFVFDIINIHKVVMPLLEPIISLDKLENHPMTELHEMCQKKNLKLRFDDSTWEVDKRVLVFIEDKLVGRGHHLAKKDSAKNCAAKDALDNFSYFFTKI is encoded by the exons ATGGAAACGCAACTCTCAAACGCAGACGCTGATTCCCTCCAGCGACTCCTAAATTTGAGCCTCGGAGCTAAAGAAAACACCGCCAAAATCGTCAACGGATCACGATCCGCAAACTCCACCAATCCACAGTACCAGCCTTTGGACATCGAGTTCGtggagaagatcttgaactacAAGTTCAAAGACAAGAGTTTGCTGCTGCAAGCGTTCACAGACGCTACGTTTGATGAAAACTGCGTTTCGTATGAACGCCTAGAGTTCTTAGGAGACACAGTCCTAAATATGGTTAtaaccaaatatttatataatcgCTACGGAGATTGTTCCCCAGGTTTGTTGACCAATCTTCGAGCGGTCAACGTTGATACAGAGAAACTTGCCAGAGTCGCTGTAAAACATAACCTCCATCGCTGCCTCCGTCATAAGAAACCCTTGCTTGAGGACCAA ATTTTGGAATTTACAAAAGCAATGGAAACATATCCATTACACTCGCGTGGTCTATTGAAAGTCCCTAAATCTCTAGCAGACATAGTAGAGTCTACCATTGGAGCTCTATACACTGACTGTGACTCTTTTGAGACCGTGTGGAAGGTAATTTTGTATATGCATGATACCTTTCATAAGTATTCTTTAATTAGATTAATTATATACGATCTACTAATCGATGAATTTGTGTTTGATATTATTAACATACATAAGGTGGTAATGCCATTGTTGGAGCCGATAATATCTTTAGATAAACTGGAGAACCATCCAATGACAGAACTTCATGAGATGTGTCAGAAGAAGAATTTGAAATTGAGGTTCGACGACAGTACTTGGGAAGTTGATAAACGGGTTCTTGTCTTTATTGAGGATAAATTGGTTGGACGTGGACATCATCTTGCCAAGAAAGACAGTGCTAAAAATTGCGCTGCAAAAGATGCTCTCGACAATTTTTCCTATTTCTTTACAaagatttaa